A window of the Zeugodacus cucurbitae isolate PBARC_wt_2022May chromosome 2, idZeuCucr1.2, whole genome shotgun sequence genome harbors these coding sequences:
- the LOC105215726 gene encoding uncharacterized protein LOC105215726: MSKRKASSSSPGGQAEIIQKLDAIETQQKVILKFLRSVDGRLTGIEKSIKDNIPDKAEVQAQSKLLRECHVIVSKTQRSLSRITGELEDEEYTELSAELPMTSEVDVRFIEEKLLKKESTEAMMRIMLNAKGFKGNVDGVLRMLFSDELMSHYNLEGRINKKPLLKLKSVGLIFDIFADMDKNAICEDIRRYVVLSHNRLKQKRYKLKAGLE, from the exons ATGAGCAAAAGAAAAGCAAGTTCATCGTCGCCTGGTGGTCAAGCAG aaattattcaaaaGCTGGATGCGATAGAAACCCAACAAAaagtaatattgaaatttttaagaagTGTTGATGGCCGTCTCACTGGCATTGAAAAATCCATAAAAGATAAT aTTCCAGACAAAGCGGAAGTACAAGCGCAAAGTAAATTGCTGCGCGAATGTCACGTTATAGTGTCAAAAACGCAACGTTCACTTAGCCGTATTACTGGTGAATTGGAGGACGAAGAATATACAGAACTTTCTGCGGAACTACCCATGACATCGGAGGTGGATGTGCGCTTTATTGAAgaaaaacttctaaaaaaagAAAGCACAGAGGCTATG ATGCGGATAATGTTGAACGCTAAAGGTTTCAAAGGCAATGTTGACGGCGTACTGCGAATGCTGTTTTCAGATGAACTAATGTCCCATTACAATCTAGAGGGACGAATTAACAAAAAACCATTGTTGAAGCTTAAATCCGTAGGGTTAATTTTTG ATATCTTTGCTGACATGGATAAAAATGCCATTTGCGAGGACATACGACGATATGTGGTCTTAAGCCACAATAGATTAAAGCAAAAAAGATATAAACTTAAGGCTGGGTTAGAATGA
- the LOC105215725 gene encoding uncharacterized protein LOC105215725, giving the protein MNKKTFSNLLSKEKSKFEASVAKFRKLNESVREVSNEAFDMYDLGNSDHIPNVSRVSSSTSGGQAEIIQKLDAIETRQKVILKFLRSVDGRLIGVEKSLKDNMPDKAEVQAQSKLLRECHVIVSKTQRSLNRITGELEDEEYTELSAELPMTSEVDVRFIEEKLLKKESTETMMRIMLNAKGSKGNVDGVLRMLFSDELMYHYNLEGRKNKKPLLKLKSVGLIFDIFADMDKNAICEDLRRYVVLSHNRLKQKKHKLKAALE; this is encoded by the exons atgaataaaaaaaccttttcaaatctcttaagcaaagaaaaatcgaaatttgaaGCTTCGGtggcaaaatttcgaaaactgaaTGAATCAGTTCGAGAAGTTTCAAATGAGGCGTTCGATATGTACGATTTAGGAAATAGTGATCATATACCCAATGTAAGCAGAGTAAGTTCGTCGACGTCTGGTGGTCAGGCAG AAATAATTCAGAAGCTGGATGCGATAGAAACCCGACAAAaagtaatattgaaatttttaagaagTGTTGACGGCCGACTCATTGGCGttgaaaaatcattaaaagataat atgCCAGACAAAGCGGAAGTACAAGCGCAAAGTAAATTGCTGCGCGAATGTCACGTTATAGTGTCAAAAACGCAACGTTCACTTAACCGTATTACTGGTGAATTGGAGGACGAAGAATATACAGAACTCTCTGCGGAACTACCCATGACATCGGAGGTGGATGTGCGCTTTATTGAAgaaaaacttctaaaaaaagAAAGCACGGAGACTATG ATGCGGATAATGTTGAACGCTAAAGGCTCCAAAGGCAATGTTGACGGCGTACTGCGAATGCTGTTTTCAGATGAACTAATGTACCACTACAATCTAGAGGggcgaaaaaacaaaaaaccattgTTGAAGCTTAAATCCGTAGGGTTAATTTTTG ATATCTTTGCGGACATGGATAAAAATGCCATTTGCGAGGACTTACGACGATATGTGGTCTTAAGCCACAATaggttaaagcaaaaaaaacataaacttaAAGCTGCGTTAGAATGA
- the Axn_0 gene encoding axin isoform X1: MSHPSGFRKYDDNECSGPRPPVPGEESRVKKMTEGVADSSRNSPPSYLNWARTLNHLLEDRDGVELFKKYVEDEAPGYNDHLNFYFACEGLKQQTDPEKIKQIIGAIYRFLRKSQLSIPEDLRRIIKAGLKNEVPLNANIYDSMQQYVEATIRDNIYPSFLCSEMYILYIQQMSVSHERFGIGAAGSGSGSSSGASCGSSGAGIAASTGGACALPTNSGKVACSSVAPFINLPMSTAGGNIPIGGACSASGSVYGPSTSASSSGSISATDTLPRSSTLPTLHEDSELSLCDDFEKLRVEGGRVAADMPIRLTHDLLLATQKRRLEIRPPGAHGYVYPATANTSYVPNSRVDSERASVSSGGRTDSDTMSLSSCSMDGRPYIQRRHSSNESKAIRQSAMANKETNTFQVIPRTQRLHSNEHRPLKEAELIALLIPKLEEVKRKQDIEDRARCDRFTDDSMPTNERLASDRAFADAIREKFALEEDNDQDILDQHVSRVWKDQTPHRSPGTMSPCPPLPTRRRTITHDSGMLSDGAMSIGGHSMKHSKSMPDHSSSSRKLTNKWPSINTDSGISLYSADTLMKYKDTSSRSGSSTASKSEEAKRRLEDETRRSRRYTQQQHIQPSQQPPSFSSSSSGSSSLHHQPQPPPLPAKPLETTTVVFSFCDEEYPYRTKIPGSQPTLKQFKDYLPKKGNFRFFFKTHCEDPESPVIQEEIVNDSDILPLFEGKVMGLVKPSD; this comes from the exons ATGAGCCATCCGTCAGGATTCCGAAAATATGATGATAATGAGTGTAGTGGGCCTAGACCACCAGTACCCGGAGAAGAAAGTCGAGTTAAAAAG ATGACCGAAGGGGTGGCTGATAGTTCCCGAAATTCACCACCTTCATATTTGAATTGGGCTCGAACTCTTAATCATCTCCTTGAGGATCGCGATGGAGTGGagcttttcaaaaaatatgtcgAAGACGAAGCACCTGGTTATAATGATcacctaaatttttattttgcctgcGAAGGTCTAAAACAGCAAACTgatcccgaaaaaattaagcaaattatAGGAGCGATATATCG GTTTTTACGAAAAAGTCAACTATCAATACCTGAAGACTTGCGTCGAATAATCAAAGCAGGTCTGAAAAATGAAGTCCCACTCAACGCAAACATATACGATTCAATGCAGCAATATGTGGAAGCCACCATACGTGACAACATTTATCCTAGCTTCCTCTGTTCAGAAATGTACATTTTGTATATTCAACAAATGTCTGTTTCACATGAACGATTTGGGATTGGGGCAGCTGGTTCCGGCAGCGGAAGCAGTAGTGGTGCCAGTTGTGGTAGCAGTGGAGCAGGAATTGCTGCATCGACAGGAGGCGCTTGCGCGTTGCCCACCAATTCGGGAAAGGTGGCTTGCTCATCGGTAGCACCTTTCATTAACCTGCCTATGAGCACTGCTGGTGGAAATATACCCATTGGCGGTGCCTGCAGTGCAAGTGGTAGTGTTTATGGTCCTTCCACATCAGCTAGCTCCAGTGGCTCTATAAGTGCAACTGATACACTTCCGCGAAGCTCTACACTACCAACATTGCATGAAGATTCGGAATTATCGCTTTGCGATGATTTCGAGAAGCTGCGTGTTGAAGGTGGTCGTGTCGCTGCCGATATGCCTATACGTCTCACCCACGACTTATTACTAGCAACTCAGAAGAGAAGACTGGAAATACGGCCTCCGGg TGCTCATGGTTATGTGTACCCTGCGACCGCGAATACTTCATATGTTCCGAATTCACGCGTGGATTCGGAGAGGGCGAGTGTCAGTTCCGGTGGTCGAACTGATTCCGATACAATGTCGCTATCTAGTTGTTCTAT GGATGGCCGACCCTACATTCAAAGAAGACATAGTTCAAATGAAAGCAAAGCGATACGACAAAGTGCTATGGCCAATAAAGAGACTAACACGTTTCAA gtTATCCCTCGAACACAACGCCTCCATTCGAATGAACATCGTCCTCTGAAAGAGGCTGAGCTGATTGCATTACTTATTCCGAAATTGGAAGAAGTCAAACGAAAGCAAGATATTGAGGATAGAGCTAGATGTGAT CGTTTTACAGATGATTCAATGCCGACAAATGAAAGGCTTGCCAGCGATCGCGCTTTTGCAGATGCGATCCGTGAAAAATTTGCATTGGAGGAGGACAATGACCAAGATATACTTGATCAGCATGTATCGAGAGTATGGAAGGATCAAACTCCTCACCGTTCGCCTGGTACCATGTCACCATGCCCGCCTCTTCCGACTCGACGTCGTACAATAACCCACGATTCAGGAATGCTAAGTGACGGAGCTATGagcatag GTGGACATTCTATGAAACACTCCAAATCAATGCCGGACCACAGTTCCTCCTCCAGGAAGCTAACAAATAAGTGGCCTTCCATCAATACAGATAGTGGAATCAGTCTGTACTCAGCCGATACTCTTATGAAGTACAAAGACACCAG TTCACGATCTGGTTCAAGTACGGCCTCTAAATCAGAAGAGGCAAAAAGAAGACTGGAAGACGAGACCAGAAGGTCTCGTCGATATACTCAACAGCAACATATACAGCCATCACAGCAACCACCATCATTCAGTAGCAGTAGCAGTGGCAGCAGTAGCTTACATCACCAGCCTCAACCACCCCCGCTACCCGCAAAACCACTAGAGACTACTACTGTCGTATTCTCATTCTGTGACGAAGAATATCCTTACAGAACGAAAATTCCCGGCTCGCAACCGACACTGAAGCAATTTAAGGACTACTTGCCGAAAAAGGGCAATTTCAG GTTCTTCTTCAAAACACATTGCGAAGATCCGGAAAGTCCAGTGATTCAGGAAGAGATTGTGAATGACAGTGATATTTTGCCACTATTTGAAGGCAAAGTGATGGGCCTAGTGAAGCCATCCGATTAG
- the Axn_0 gene encoding axin isoform X2, with the protein MSHPSGFRKYDDNECSGPRPPVPGEESRVKKMTEGVADSSRNSPPSYLNWARTLNHLLEDRDGVELFKKYVEDEAPGYNDHLNFYFACEGLKQQTDPEKIKQIIGAIYRFLRKSQLSIPEDLRRIIKAGLKNEVPLNANIYDSMQQYVEATIRDNIYPSFLCSEMYILYIQQMSVSHERFGIGAAGSGSGSSSGASCGSSGAGIAASTGGACALPTNSGKVACSSVAPFINLPMSTAGGNIPIGGACSASGSVYGPSTSASSSGSISATDTLPRSSTLPTLHEDSELSLCDDFEKLRVEGGRVAADMPIRLTHDLLLATQKRRLEIRPPGDGRPYIQRRHSSNESKAIRQSAMANKETNTFQVIPRTQRLHSNEHRPLKEAELIALLIPKLEEVKRKQDIEDRARCDRFTDDSMPTNERLASDRAFADAIREKFALEEDNDQDILDQHVSRVWKDQTPHRSPGTMSPCPPLPTRRRTITHDSGMLSDGAMSIGGHSMKHSKSMPDHSSSSRKLTNKWPSINTDSGISLYSADTLMKYKDTSSRSGSSTASKSEEAKRRLEDETRRSRRYTQQQHIQPSQQPPSFSSSSSGSSSLHHQPQPPPLPAKPLETTTVVFSFCDEEYPYRTKIPGSQPTLKQFKDYLPKKGNFRFFFKTHCEDPESPVIQEEIVNDSDILPLFEGKVMGLVKPSD; encoded by the exons ATGAGCCATCCGTCAGGATTCCGAAAATATGATGATAATGAGTGTAGTGGGCCTAGACCACCAGTACCCGGAGAAGAAAGTCGAGTTAAAAAG ATGACCGAAGGGGTGGCTGATAGTTCCCGAAATTCACCACCTTCATATTTGAATTGGGCTCGAACTCTTAATCATCTCCTTGAGGATCGCGATGGAGTGGagcttttcaaaaaatatgtcgAAGACGAAGCACCTGGTTATAATGATcacctaaatttttattttgcctgcGAAGGTCTAAAACAGCAAACTgatcccgaaaaaattaagcaaattatAGGAGCGATATATCG GTTTTTACGAAAAAGTCAACTATCAATACCTGAAGACTTGCGTCGAATAATCAAAGCAGGTCTGAAAAATGAAGTCCCACTCAACGCAAACATATACGATTCAATGCAGCAATATGTGGAAGCCACCATACGTGACAACATTTATCCTAGCTTCCTCTGTTCAGAAATGTACATTTTGTATATTCAACAAATGTCTGTTTCACATGAACGATTTGGGATTGGGGCAGCTGGTTCCGGCAGCGGAAGCAGTAGTGGTGCCAGTTGTGGTAGCAGTGGAGCAGGAATTGCTGCATCGACAGGAGGCGCTTGCGCGTTGCCCACCAATTCGGGAAAGGTGGCTTGCTCATCGGTAGCACCTTTCATTAACCTGCCTATGAGCACTGCTGGTGGAAATATACCCATTGGCGGTGCCTGCAGTGCAAGTGGTAGTGTTTATGGTCCTTCCACATCAGCTAGCTCCAGTGGCTCTATAAGTGCAACTGATACACTTCCGCGAAGCTCTACACTACCAACATTGCATGAAGATTCGGAATTATCGCTTTGCGATGATTTCGAGAAGCTGCGTGTTGAAGGTGGTCGTGTCGCTGCCGATATGCCTATACGTCTCACCCACGACTTATTACTAGCAACTCAGAAGAGAAGACTGGAAATACGGCCTCCGGg GGATGGCCGACCCTACATTCAAAGAAGACATAGTTCAAATGAAAGCAAAGCGATACGACAAAGTGCTATGGCCAATAAAGAGACTAACACGTTTCAA gtTATCCCTCGAACACAACGCCTCCATTCGAATGAACATCGTCCTCTGAAAGAGGCTGAGCTGATTGCATTACTTATTCCGAAATTGGAAGAAGTCAAACGAAAGCAAGATATTGAGGATAGAGCTAGATGTGAT CGTTTTACAGATGATTCAATGCCGACAAATGAAAGGCTTGCCAGCGATCGCGCTTTTGCAGATGCGATCCGTGAAAAATTTGCATTGGAGGAGGACAATGACCAAGATATACTTGATCAGCATGTATCGAGAGTATGGAAGGATCAAACTCCTCACCGTTCGCCTGGTACCATGTCACCATGCCCGCCTCTTCCGACTCGACGTCGTACAATAACCCACGATTCAGGAATGCTAAGTGACGGAGCTATGagcatag GTGGACATTCTATGAAACACTCCAAATCAATGCCGGACCACAGTTCCTCCTCCAGGAAGCTAACAAATAAGTGGCCTTCCATCAATACAGATAGTGGAATCAGTCTGTACTCAGCCGATACTCTTATGAAGTACAAAGACACCAG TTCACGATCTGGTTCAAGTACGGCCTCTAAATCAGAAGAGGCAAAAAGAAGACTGGAAGACGAGACCAGAAGGTCTCGTCGATATACTCAACAGCAACATATACAGCCATCACAGCAACCACCATCATTCAGTAGCAGTAGCAGTGGCAGCAGTAGCTTACATCACCAGCCTCAACCACCCCCGCTACCCGCAAAACCACTAGAGACTACTACTGTCGTATTCTCATTCTGTGACGAAGAATATCCTTACAGAACGAAAATTCCCGGCTCGCAACCGACACTGAAGCAATTTAAGGACTACTTGCCGAAAAAGGGCAATTTCAG GTTCTTCTTCAAAACACATTGCGAAGATCCGGAAAGTCCAGTGATTCAGGAAGAGATTGTGAATGACAGTGATATTTTGCCACTATTTGAAGGCAAAGTGATGGGCCTAGTGAAGCCATCCGATTAG
- the Axn_0 gene encoding axin isoform X3, with the protein MSHPSGFRKYDDNECSGPRPPVPGEESRVKKMTEGVADSSRNSPPSYLNWARTLNHLLEDRDGVELFKKYVEDEAPGYNDHLNFYFACEGLKQQTDPEKIKQIIGAIYR; encoded by the exons ATGAGCCATCCGTCAGGATTCCGAAAATATGATGATAATGAGTGTAGTGGGCCTAGACCACCAGTACCCGGAGAAGAAAGTCGAGTTAAAAAG ATGACCGAAGGGGTGGCTGATAGTTCCCGAAATTCACCACCTTCATATTTGAATTGGGCTCGAACTCTTAATCATCTCCTTGAGGATCGCGATGGAGTGGagcttttcaaaaaatatgtcgAAGACGAAGCACCTGGTTATAATGATcacctaaatttttattttgcctgcGAAGGTCTAAAACAGCAAACTgatcccgaaaaaattaagcaaattatAGGAGCGATATATCGgtaa